TGCGGGCGCCGGTGCTTGTTTGAGCGGCGGGGCGGGCCAGGTGATGGCGCCGTCCTTGACCACGGTGAGGCCCCGGATCGCGTCGTCTTCCATGTTGACCACCGCCACGCCGTCCTTGGCCTTGCACAGCTCTTCGGTCAGACGCAGCAGGTTGGTGGCGTACAGCGTGGACGACTGCTTGGCCAGGCGCGAGGCCAGATCGGTGTAGCCCACGATGGTCACGCCATGGCGCACCACGGCCTCGCCGGGCACGGTGAGCTCGCAGTTGCCGCCTTGCTCGGCGGCCATGTCCACGATCACGCTGCCGGGCTTCATGCTCTGCACCATCTCGGCGGTGATGAGCTTGGGCGCGGGTTTGCCGGGGATCAGCGCGGTGGTGATGATGATGTCCGCGTCCTTGGCCTGCTCGGCGTACATCTTGCGCTGCGCGGCCTGGAAGCCTTCGCTCATGACCTTGGCATAGCCGCCGCCGCCCGATCCTTCTTCTTCGTAGTCCACCTTGACGAACTCGCCGCCCAGCGACTTGACCTGGTCGGCCACCTCGGCGCGCGTGTCGTTGGCGCGCACGATGGCGCCGAGGTTGGCAGCGGTGCCAATGGCGGCAAGGCCTGCCACGCCAGCGCCCGCAATGAACACCTTGGCGGGCGGCACTTTGCCTGCGGCCGTGATCTGGCCGTTGAAGAAGCGGCCGAAAGCGTTGGCGGCTTCGATCACGGCACGGTAGCCGCTGACCCCGGCGGTGGAGGTGAGCGCGTCCATCTTCTGGGCGCGTGACAGGGTGCGGGGCAGGCAGTCGATAGCCAGCACCGTGGCCTTCTTGGCGGCCAGCTGCTGCATCAGATCGGGGTTCTGGGCGGGCCAGATGAAGTCGATGAGGGTGGTGCCCTCGCGCATCCGCGCCACTTCATCGCTGCTGGGCGGGCGCACCTTGAAGACGATGTCGGATGCCGCCCACAGTGCCGCAGCGTCGCTGACGATCTCGGCGCCTGCAGCGCGGTAGGCATCGTCACTGAAGTTGGCGGCATCCCCAGCCCCGGACTCCACCGCGACGGCAAAGCCCAGCTTGATCAGCTTCTCCACCACATCGGGCACGGTGGCCACGCGCTTTTCGCCAGGGAAGGTTTCCCTGGGCACGCCGATACGCTGCGGCTGCGGGACGGGGCTTGTCTGCATCAGAGGTCTCCTCAAGTTTCGTAATCGTTATGCCAGGCCGCCAGACAGGGAGGTCTTGAGCGCTAAGGCCTGGAGGTGGGTATGGGGAAGGGGAACTGCGGGATGGCCAGATGACCGTCCACCATGCCGGCGCTCTGGCGCACGGCCTGGGCCAGGTCATAGGCCCATTGCTGCGCGGGTCGGCCCGCCACCAGGAGTTCTTCGTTGTTGCGCGGCCGTGTACTCAACAGCCGCTGATCTACCAAGGCATCCACCACCACCCAGACACCCGCTTCGGTGACGTAGCGATACCCCACATGCGAATAGGGAGCTTTTAGTGCGATCTGGCGGCTGGACATCCATTGAACGAGGTCGGGCCGGTTCTTTTCGAGCCACTTGGGGCTGCTCGCCCACAGTTTGAAACGCAGACAGTCGGCACGCACGGGGCTGCCATCGGCAGCGTCCTTCACCATGACGTCCTGTTGAGCCGGGCAGTACCCCACCCCTTGCGGAGACCCGCGCAGGTCGCTGGTGACGTTGGTCTGCACGCGCAGCACAGCCAGCCATTCACCTTGCGCACCACGCAGCGCTACGTCGCGAGTTTGAAGCGAGGTACGTCCTCCGGAGCCTGTAACGGCTTCCCCGGAAGTACCCAGGTCCTGCCACGCTCCCGCCGGCAACACCAGGCGGGCGCGGCCCACGGGGTATTCGAATTGGGGAGGAACAGTGAGGGGCGCGCAGGCAGCCGTGAACACCGTCACAGCCAACACGGGCAAGAGAGGCAGCAGCCGCCGGAACTTTGAAATGGTCAGAGTCATAGAGAAAGGTTCATACGAATTCGCCTTCAATCATCCCACGGCACCCGGGTCCGTCTTTCGACGGCTCCTGCCATGCAACAACCAGCTCGGTGTCGCTGGTGAAAAATGTGTTGAAAGCGCCCTGGTATCGGACACTTCTTGC
Above is a window of Acidovorax sp. KKS102 DNA encoding:
- a CDS encoding Re/Si-specific NAD(P)(+) transhydrogenase subunit alpha produces the protein MQTSPVPQPQRIGVPRETFPGEKRVATVPDVVEKLIKLGFAVAVESGAGDAANFSDDAYRAAGAEIVSDAAALWAASDIVFKVRPPSSDEVARMREGTTLIDFIWPAQNPDLMQQLAAKKATVLAIDCLPRTLSRAQKMDALTSTAGVSGYRAVIEAANAFGRFFNGQITAAGKVPPAKVFIAGAGVAGLAAIGTAANLGAIVRANDTRAEVADQVKSLGGEFVKVDYEEEGSGGGGYAKVMSEGFQAAQRKMYAEQAKDADIIITTALIPGKPAPKLITAEMVQSMKPGSVIVDMAAEQGGNCELTVPGEAVVRHGVTIVGYTDLASRLAKQSSTLYATNLLRLTEELCKAKDGVAVVNMEDDAIRGLTVVKDGAITWPAPPLKQAPAPAPKAAAPVVEKKSGHGHGTGAPMSAKTLTIVFAVMAVLFWAVGAYAPVAFLGHFTVFVLACFIGYMVVWNVTPALHTPLMSVTNAISSIIAIGALVQIAPPDAGVNGRPDGLILWLAFAALVLTAINMFGGFAVTRRMLAMFRK